aaaggttcagctAATAGACTGTAATTTTTAGCTGGTCTGAGGTAATGCCAAACTAAAATATAATCATTTTAGACAGGTCAAGTTATGACCATATGacaagattgatttttttttattttttaaagagcaTACTCTGAGagaaatgtaaaagaaaagaaacatagGCACCACGAGTGCCATTTAAAACATACAAGAACATATCAAAATTCCATATCATCAGaaactacaaaaattattaaacatatGAATTATGATGCATGTAAAAAATATCATACCCTCTTTGTTATCACAGGAGTCGTcatttccattttctctccatCTGATTGGGTCTTACGCGTAAAAACAGGTGTGGTCATCTCCATTGTCTCCTTTGTTGTATTCTACAAACAGCAAAGGCAACAGATTAAGCAAAGTAAAAAAGATAAGTACATTACAAGAAAGTATGACAgcaattcattaaaaatttcaagACTACCTTACCAAACAGGTACCCAGCTAATACATTAAAGGATTGAGATGCTCCATTGAAGTCAAATCCAGTCCTCCCAGGCATCGTTGTCTCTGCTACAAAGTATGGCTGTTTCCACAATCACAACCCCAATTTAGATATTATCATAACCAGTGCACAAAACTTAGACTTTTGCGGGGTTTGAGAGAAGTTATGGTAAGTAGCCTTACCCCAATTTTATTGGAGAGACTAATTCCTAGACTCAAACCCAAAGCCTATCACTTTTCGTGAATGGCGCTTGCCATCTCACCAAAGCCTAACCTCTCAATTTAGACATCATACGCATAAATATTGTAATCATTCTTTTCATTGTTATCTTATTATTCTataatttattgttgctattgTGCTTATGAACATGACCATCAATTATTCATATTCATCGTAACATTCCCAATTCCAAATCAAAATAACCATCAGTCTACAAGGCAGAGTAAAGAGCATACTGTAGTAGCAAATTCATACCTCAACTTCCCTTATCTCATAAAGATCTCCCCTACTCAAAACCTTGAAGTTCACCGTCTCTAGGTCCGGAACtacatcaaaaacccaaaagacAACACAAAATCTCATAATTCCATAACAGATAGACAACACAAGATGCATTTCACACTATTAAATCAtgtttgtttattctttttccaaaaaaaataaataaaaccatggACAAATACCAAGAAAAGCATACACAACCACTTTAAATCTATACATGTGCCCATGAATCATTGATCTGTAATCATGGGACACTAGTTAACAAGAACCATTGAATTTAAACCTTTCGTTATTGAGTAGAACTAGCATAAATTTCACTATACAGATCTCACCAATCAGtcaatcacattcattgtcatgtcaatttgtaacgttttatagtaaaattgacCCGAAGCTTTAACATTTTCCACTttcaaaacacaaaccaaaaaaagtaattaagaaaCTTACTTATTATCATGTGATTAATGTGATACCAATCTGCTCTAGTAAAATTGGTACtagctttagcattttcccACAATTAACGatgttttatataaatttttcaaaaaaaaaaaaaaaaaaacaaccaactgtccacaaatatcaaaataaggACACGGacatcatcaaaatcaactTGTGCGACAACTGTATTTTACCTGCCATTAAAGCCTCCTCGAGAGTTCGACTCTCGAACCTCTTCGGGGACACGTATTTGACAACCTCGGTAGCTGTGTCCACTAAAACTGCACGAAAAGAAGACAACGTCAAAATTCGAATAGCAAAAGCATAGATTGTTTAAAAAGTagtgaaaaaatgtgaaaaGGAATTGGTTGTGGACATTTACGTCTCTGGGAGAGAGAGGAGGCTTGGGAAGCGAGAGCGAAGACTAGAGAGATTCGGGCTTCGAAGGCGGACATGGTTCTTCGCCGCTGTGTCGGTGAAGTT
The DNA window shown above is from Quercus lobata isolate SW786 chromosome 7, ValleyOak3.0 Primary Assembly, whole genome shotgun sequence and carries:
- the LOC115952174 gene encoding heme-binding-like protein At3g10130, chloroplastic isoform X1; this translates as MLLCKPSLLTLPQLRTSTSTPRNPKRSLSIITTNSTSPTQRRRTMSAFEARISLVFALASQASSLSQRRKFLVDTATEVVKYVSPKRFESRTLEEALMAVPDLETVNFKVLSRGDLYEIREVEPYFVAETTMPGRTGFDFNGASQSFNVLAGYLFGKNTTKETMEMTTPVFTRKTQSDGEKMEMTTPVITKRLEDQDKWQMSFVMPSKYGANLPLPKDSSVTIREVPRKIIAVVAFSGFVTDEEVKQRESKLREALKNDAQFQIKEGGSVEIAQYNPPFTLPFQRRNEIALEVEKKEK
- the LOC115952174 gene encoding heme-binding-like protein At3g10130, chloroplastic isoform X2, with protein sequence MLLCKPSLLTLPQLRTSTSTPRNPKRSLSIITTNSTSPTQRRRTMSAFEARISLVFALASQASSLSQRLLVDTATEVVKYVSPKRFESRTLEEALMAVPDLETVNFKVLSRGDLYEIREVEPYFVAETTMPGRTGFDFNGASQSFNVLAGYLFGKNTTKETMEMTTPVFTRKTQSDGEKMEMTTPVITKRLEDQDKWQMSFVMPSKYGANLPLPKDSSVTIREVPRKIIAVVAFSGFVTDEEVKQRESKLREALKNDAQFQIKEGGSVEIAQYNPPFTLPFQRRNEIALEVEKKEK